A single region of the Elizabethkingia sp. JS20170427COW genome encodes:
- the cysD gene encoding sulfate adenylyltransferase subunit CysD, whose amino-acid sequence MSINNLDYLQHLEAEAIYILREVAGQFENPALLFSGGKDSITLAHLAKKAFYPGKIPFTFVHVDTGHNFQEALDFRDALVKELGVTLVVRKVEDTIKAKNLTDATGKFPSRNWLQTYTLLDTIEEFQFDACIGGARRDEEKARAKERVFSIRNAFGEWEPKLQRPELWNIFNGKIHKGENVRVFPISNWTELDVWNFIRKENIELPSIYFAHEREVIDFNGQWIANSPYVILEHNDIIQTKKVRYRTVGDMTCTAAVESSAQTVEDVIAEIMATRISERGETRIDDRVTEAAMEDRKKGGYF is encoded by the coding sequence ATGTCGATTAATAATTTAGATTACTTACAGCATTTAGAAGCAGAAGCAATATATATCCTTAGGGAAGTGGCAGGGCAATTCGAGAATCCCGCACTCCTTTTTAGTGGAGGAAAGGACAGCATTACTTTAGCTCATTTGGCTAAAAAAGCTTTTTATCCCGGAAAAATACCATTCACCTTTGTACATGTAGATACAGGGCATAACTTCCAAGAAGCGTTAGACTTTAGGGATGCCTTAGTGAAAGAGCTTGGAGTAACCTTGGTAGTAAGGAAAGTTGAAGATACCATAAAAGCTAAAAACCTTACGGATGCCACAGGGAAATTCCCGAGTAGAAACTGGTTGCAGACTTATACATTATTAGATACTATTGAAGAATTTCAGTTTGATGCCTGTATTGGTGGAGCAAGAAGAGACGAAGAAAAAGCCCGAGCTAAGGAAAGGGTGTTTTCCATCCGAAATGCCTTCGGAGAATGGGAGCCTAAATTACAACGTCCAGAATTATGGAATATCTTCAATGGGAAAATCCATAAAGGAGAAAATGTAAGAGTTTTCCCAATCAGCAACTGGACGGAGTTGGATGTTTGGAACTTTATCCGAAAAGAAAATATCGAACTTCCTTCCATTTATTTCGCTCACGAAAGAGAGGTAATAGATTTCAATGGACAGTGGATTGCTAATTCTCCTTATGTGATTTTAGAACATAATGACATCATCCAAACCAAAAAAGTAAGATACCGTACCGTAGGCGACATGACCTGTACCGCAGCGGTTGAATCTTCAGCACAAACCGTGGAAGATGTGATAGCTGAAATTATGGCAACCCGAATTTCTGAAAGAGGAGAAACCCGAATTGATGATAGGGTAACCGAAGCGGCAATGGAAGACCGTAAAAAAGGAGGATATTTTTAA
- a CDS encoding sulfate adenylyltransferase subunit 1, translating to MNILKLITAGSVDDGKSTLIGRLLYDSKSILVDQLETLKKHSKNKNNDGVDLAILTDGLRAEREQGITIDVAYRYFATPKRKFIIADAPGHVQYTRNMITGASNSELMVILIDARQGVIEQTKRHSIIASLLGLQHIAVAINKMDLVGYSQDIFEEIKKDYLKVAEQLELKNIDFFPISALNGDNIVEESTEMPWYQGKTLLNYLEEVEVKDPKQDELSSFQVQYVIRPQSDELHDYRGYAGSILSGSFKKGDQITILPSGIPTKVSKIESDGKEIEEAVSGQPVVLHIADDIDVSRGDFFSKADKTPKISQEFEALICWMDQKPLIKGSKFLLQHHSRNLRAIVQDLDYKLDINTLDSIEVENTATLNDIVKVKLRTAQPFVFEEYKKNRTLGSAILVDETSNTTAAACIIL from the coding sequence ATGAATATATTAAAATTAATTACCGCTGGAAGTGTAGATGACGGGAAAAGTACACTAATAGGCCGTTTGCTTTACGACAGCAAAAGTATTTTAGTAGATCAACTAGAAACTTTAAAAAAACATTCTAAAAATAAAAATAACGATGGGGTGGATTTAGCCATCCTTACCGATGGATTAAGAGCCGAAAGAGAGCAAGGGATTACCATTGATGTGGCTTACCGCTATTTTGCTACTCCAAAGAGAAAATTCATTATTGCGGATGCTCCTGGCCATGTTCAGTACACTAGAAATATGATTACTGGAGCCTCTAATTCTGAACTAATGGTGATTTTAATAGATGCCAGACAAGGGGTTATCGAACAAACCAAAAGACACAGCATTATCGCTTCCTTGTTAGGATTGCAACATATTGCCGTAGCGATTAACAAAATGGATTTGGTAGGTTACAGTCAAGATATTTTTGAAGAAATTAAAAAAGACTATCTGAAAGTTGCCGAGCAATTAGAACTTAAAAATATCGATTTTTTCCCTATTTCAGCACTTAATGGAGATAATATTGTAGAAGAATCTACAGAAATGCCATGGTACCAAGGAAAAACTTTACTCAATTACTTAGAAGAGGTAGAAGTAAAAGATCCTAAGCAAGATGAATTATCAAGCTTTCAAGTGCAGTATGTAATTCGTCCTCAGTCTGATGAATTACACGATTACCGAGGTTACGCAGGAAGTATTTTGAGTGGCTCTTTCAAAAAAGGAGATCAAATTACCATTTTGCCTTCTGGTATCCCTACTAAAGTTTCAAAAATTGAAAGTGATGGTAAGGAAATAGAAGAAGCTGTAAGCGGCCAACCTGTTGTTCTTCACATTGCTGATGATATAGATGTTAGCCGTGGTGATTTCTTTTCTAAAGCAGATAAAACTCCTAAAATCAGCCAAGAATTTGAAGCCTTAATCTGTTGGATGGATCAGAAACCTTTGATAAAAGGAAGTAAGTTTTTACTTCAACACCACAGTCGGAATTTAAGAGCTATTGTTCAAGATTTAGATTATAAATTGGATATCAATACCTTAGATTCTATAGAAGTGGAAAATACGGCAACCCTAAATGATATTGTTAAAGTTAAACTAAGAACAGCTCAGCCATTTGTATTTGAAGAATATAAGAAAAACAGAACCTTAGGATCGGCTATTTTAGTTGACGAAACTTCTAATACCACTGCTGCAGCCTGTATTATTTTGTAA
- the epsC gene encoding serine O-acetyltransferase EpsC yields MNATEDLINTIYTEDRFNVLDFSCKKVSKRFIEKLYQTLFLVHSNYETKDSLRRKFKVLERDLDRLITNVSENTEDALQQRQAFFQALPAIYEALLLDAESILNFDPATESLEEILLAYPGFFATYVYRIAHQLWLQRLKILPRLFTEYAHTKTGIDIHPGAQIGKSFFIDHGTGIVIGETTIIGDEVKIYQGVTLGALSVSKDKANKKRHPTVEDQVIIYSGATILGGETIIGKGSVIGGNVWITQSVPSYSLVFHKSEIYIKDKYPISNSPNFII; encoded by the coding sequence ATGAACGCTACGGAAGATTTAATCAACACCATTTACACTGAAGACAGATTTAATGTACTCGATTTTTCATGCAAAAAAGTAAGCAAAAGATTTATTGAGAAATTATATCAAACCTTATTCTTAGTCCATAGTAATTATGAAACTAAGGATAGTTTAAGGAGAAAATTCAAAGTATTGGAAAGAGACTTGGATAGGCTAATTACCAATGTTTCCGAAAATACAGAGGATGCCTTGCAACAAAGACAAGCGTTTTTCCAAGCATTACCCGCAATTTATGAGGCTTTGCTTTTGGATGCTGAATCTATTTTAAATTTTGACCCAGCTACCGAGTCTTTAGAAGAAATTCTGTTGGCCTACCCAGGTTTTTTTGCCACCTATGTGTATCGTATTGCTCATCAGCTGTGGTTGCAAAGATTAAAGATCTTGCCGAGATTATTTACAGAATATGCCCATACCAAAACAGGAATAGATATTCACCCTGGGGCACAAATAGGAAAAAGTTTTTTCATCGATCACGGAACGGGGATTGTTATTGGGGAAACAACTATTATAGGGGATGAGGTAAAGATTTACCAAGGCGTAACTTTAGGAGCACTAAGTGTTTCCAAAGACAAGGCCAATAAAAAAAGACATCCTACGGTAGAAGACCAGGTAATTATTTATTCTGGTGCTACCATTCTTGGGGGAGAAACCATCATCGGCAAAGGAAGCGTTATCGGTGGAAATGTTTGGATTACCCAATCTGTACCATCTTATTCCTTAGTTTTTCATAAAAGCGAAATTTATATTAAAGACAAATATCCTATATCCAACTCACCGAATTTTATAATTTAA
- the cysK gene encoding cysteine synthase A, with translation MKYQNVLETIGNSPVVKINKLFGDSRNIWIKLEKTNPGGSLKDRIALKMVQDAEDKGLLKKGSVIIEPTSGNTGIGLSLVAAVKGYKVILVMPESMSSERRKIMAAYGAEFVLTPREKGMKGAIEKAEELAKETPNSWIPRQFDNPSNVDAHFTTTAQEILQDFPNGIDYLITGVGTGGHITGISKVLKEKFPNTKIIAVEPELSAVLSGGTPGGHPLQGLGAGFIPSILNTSALDGVEKVGKEEAYEFTLRAAKEEGLFVGISTGASLAAIANKLADIPLNATVLTINNDTGERYLSVEDLF, from the coding sequence ATGAAATACCAAAATGTACTTGAAACCATTGGAAACTCTCCTGTTGTAAAAATCAACAAACTCTTCGGAGACTCTCGAAACATCTGGATTAAACTTGAAAAAACCAATCCTGGGGGAAGTTTAAAGGATAGGATTGCCTTAAAAATGGTTCAGGATGCAGAAGATAAAGGTTTACTAAAAAAAGGAAGCGTAATTATTGAACCTACTAGTGGAAATACAGGAATTGGACTTTCCTTGGTAGCAGCAGTAAAAGGTTACAAAGTAATCTTGGTAATGCCAGAGAGCATGAGCTCCGAAAGACGAAAAATAATGGCTGCTTATGGAGCTGAGTTTGTATTAACTCCTCGTGAAAAAGGGATGAAAGGAGCTATTGAAAAAGCTGAAGAATTAGCGAAAGAAACTCCTAATTCTTGGATCCCTCGTCAGTTTGATAATCCATCTAATGTGGACGCTCACTTTACTACTACTGCACAGGAAATTTTACAAGATTTCCCTAACGGAATCGATTATTTGATTACAGGCGTAGGAACAGGAGGTCATATTACAGGGATTTCCAAAGTCTTAAAAGAAAAATTCCCTAATACTAAAATTATAGCAGTAGAGCCAGAGTTATCAGCTGTACTAAGTGGGGGAACCCCAGGAGGGCACCCTTTACAAGGATTAGGAGCTGGTTTTATTCCTAGTATTTTGAATACTTCAGCTTTGGATGGAGTAGAAAAAGTAGGAAAAGAAGAGGCTTATGAATTTACATTAAGAGCAGCAAAGGAAGAAGGCCTTTTTGTGGGGATTTCTACTGGAGCTTCCTTAGCCGCAATTGCTAATAAATTAGCAGATATTCCTCTTAATGCAACGGTATTAACCATTAACAATGATACCGGAGAAAGATATCTTTCTGTTGAAGATTTATTTTAA
- the cobA gene encoding uroporphyrinogen-III C-methyltransferase, producing MLQNVDSPKVFLIGAGSGDPDLLTIKAAKILAKADVILCDRLVSHTILELYASPNAEIIYVGKECSKKQSVPQEFINQLMVEKSLNHSTVVRLKGGCISIFSNVLDELEILTKHQISYEIVPGITAASGASAYAAIPLTARGYAQGVRFLTYYDKEVIPEAYFKDLAKTKDTLVFYMSLGKLSQLVEHLKRQGVSSSKQIAVIEQATTPYQKVYTSSFEDFEEKLAQQKFISPSLVIIGEVVGLHEKFSWLENSSKRGSYFPSVAVKNILSNYEKLNYAV from the coding sequence ATGTTACAAAATGTTGATTCTCCTAAGGTTTTCCTTATAGGAGCAGGGAGTGGCGACCCTGATTTACTAACCATAAAAGCCGCTAAAATCTTAGCAAAAGCAGATGTTATCCTTTGCGATAGATTGGTAAGCCATACCATTTTGGAGCTATACGCTTCCCCTAATGCTGAAATTATTTATGTAGGAAAAGAGTGCAGTAAAAAGCAATCTGTACCTCAGGAGTTTATCAACCAATTGATGGTGGAGAAAAGCTTAAATCATTCAACGGTAGTTCGCTTAAAAGGAGGTTGTATTTCTATTTTTTCCAATGTGTTAGACGAGTTGGAAATCCTTACAAAGCATCAAATTTCATATGAAATTGTTCCGGGAATTACCGCGGCATCGGGAGCATCGGCATATGCTGCGATTCCTCTTACTGCCAGGGGTTACGCACAAGGAGTGCGCTTCCTTACTTATTATGATAAGGAGGTTATTCCTGAAGCTTATTTTAAGGATTTAGCTAAAACCAAAGATACACTTGTTTTCTATATGTCTTTAGGAAAGCTCTCTCAATTGGTAGAGCATTTAAAGAGACAAGGAGTTTCTTCTTCTAAACAAATAGCGGTGATTGAGCAAGCGACAACTCCTTACCAAAAAGTGTACACCTCGTCTTTTGAAGATTTTGAAGAAAAATTAGCCCAACAGAAATTTATTTCCCCTTCTTTGGTAATTATTGGTGAAGTGGTGGGCTTGCATGAGAAGTTTTCTTGGTTGGAGAATTCTTCAAAAAGAGGAAGTTATTTTCCTTCCGTTGCTGTTAAAAATATACTGTCTAATTATGAAAAACTAAATTATGCTGTCTGA
- a CDS encoding sulfite reductase flavoprotein subunit alpha, with translation MLSEAKYKILKDISANFTKEEAIWASGYLAGLANVSLGGVTLETPNISAPVQVKKITLVYGTETGNAKKLATTLASGFKKQGLQVKLSDLSQYKLKDLEKETYFFVVISTQGEGEPPVLAEKFYNHIHQEGLQLSQLKYGVLALGDSSYPEFCKVGEVVDRRLSELGAQRILDLKKCDVDYQQDADSWASQLQEVLKNAGTPSVATPSSTVSTSSKKKNYQGTIATIINLNDTESDKETYHIEIETEDDLVYKPGDSLGIYPYNNLLEVEEILKLTLVDSEKIIETSKYTESVKDLLHKRLNISYLSKNTVAKYAELIGQEIPETRLSLLDLLKIYPVSNPDVFEEIIKQLNPQQPRQYSISSSPEAHGENEIHITVAKHQFAVNNEWKNGLCSHYLADFEEGQEIEFYIQPTLHFCLPAPEKDIILIGPGTGIAPLRSFLWERDAVGAEGKNWLFFGDRSFEKDFLYQSEIQDFLKTGVLTDLDLAFSRDQKEKIYVQHRLLENSSKVYQWLRDGAYLYICGAKDPMSKDVEAALVTIIGKEAGLDQGQAQHYLEQLELEGRILKDVY, from the coding sequence ATGCTGTCTGAAGCCAAATACAAAATATTAAAAGATATTTCCGCTAATTTCACCAAAGAAGAGGCCATATGGGCAAGTGGATATTTAGCGGGATTAGCCAATGTATCCCTAGGAGGAGTAACATTGGAGACTCCTAATATATCAGCTCCTGTCCAAGTGAAAAAAATCACCTTAGTGTATGGTACCGAGACGGGGAATGCTAAAAAATTAGCTACCACCTTAGCTTCTGGATTTAAGAAACAAGGATTGCAAGTGAAGTTGAGCGATTTATCTCAATACAAATTAAAAGATTTAGAAAAAGAAACTTATTTCTTTGTCGTTATCAGTACCCAAGGGGAGGGAGAGCCTCCTGTTCTTGCAGAAAAATTTTATAATCACATTCACCAAGAAGGACTTCAATTATCTCAACTCAAATATGGAGTGCTCGCTCTTGGAGATTCTTCTTATCCTGAGTTTTGTAAAGTAGGAGAAGTGGTAGATCGCCGATTATCGGAGTTGGGAGCTCAGAGAATATTAGACCTCAAAAAATGTGATGTCGATTATCAGCAAGATGCCGACAGCTGGGCTAGTCAACTTCAAGAAGTTTTAAAAAATGCAGGTACACCTTCGGTTGCAACACCTTCTTCTACAGTGAGTACTTCTTCTAAAAAGAAAAACTACCAAGGGACTATAGCCACCATTATTAACCTGAATGATACAGAATCGGATAAAGAAACTTATCATATTGAAATAGAAACCGAAGATGATTTGGTGTATAAGCCAGGAGATTCTTTAGGAATTTACCCTTATAATAATCTTCTGGAGGTGGAAGAGATTTTAAAGCTTACTCTGGTTGATTCTGAAAAAATTATAGAAACTTCAAAATATACCGAGTCGGTAAAAGATTTATTACACAAGCGATTGAATATTTCATACTTGTCAAAAAATACAGTCGCTAAATATGCAGAGCTAATTGGTCAGGAGATACCAGAAACCAGATTGTCCCTTTTGGATTTATTAAAAATTTATCCAGTATCTAATCCTGATGTTTTTGAAGAAATCATAAAACAGCTTAACCCTCAACAACCTCGTCAGTATTCTATCTCGTCATCACCAGAAGCACATGGTGAAAATGAAATCCACATTACCGTTGCAAAACATCAGTTTGCAGTGAATAATGAATGGAAGAATGGTTTGTGTAGCCATTATCTTGCAGATTTTGAAGAAGGCCAAGAAATTGAATTTTATATACAACCTACTTTACATTTCTGTTTACCAGCCCCTGAAAAAGATATTATATTGATAGGGCCAGGCACAGGGATAGCCCCTTTGCGCTCTTTCCTTTGGGAGAGAGATGCGGTGGGAGCAGAAGGTAAAAATTGGTTGTTCTTTGGAGACCGATCTTTCGAGAAAGATTTCTTATATCAATCTGAAATTCAAGATTTCCTAAAAACAGGCGTGCTTACAGATTTGGATCTGGCATTTTCCAGAGATCAGAAAGAAAAAATTTATGTTCAACACAGGTTGTTAGAAAACTCCTCTAAGGTCTATCAATGGCTGAGAGATGGCGCATATCTCTATATCTGTGGAGCAAAAGATCCTATGTCCAAAGATGTGGAAGCGGCTTTGGTGACTATTATCGGAAAAGAAGCTGGATTAGATCAAGGCCAGGCCCAACATTATTTGGAACAGCTAGAGTTGGAAGGAAGGATCCTGAAAGATGTATATTAA
- the cysI gene encoding assimilatory sulfite reductase (NADPH) hemoprotein subunit has translation MSTEKLSETEYIKTNSNGLRGTFLESLKDNFTGAIREDDQSLIKFHGLYQQDDRDKREARIQSKLERLYSFMIRLRLPGGFLTPEQWISLHHTAGKYTTGTIKITTRQTIQLHGILKRNIRPTIQDFHLSGLDSIAACGDVNRNVTCTSNPKESPVHQQVYELAGKISAMCLPKTKAYYEIWIDKDQILSEKTQEDPLYQDRYLPRKMKVGIALPPNNDVDVFINDIAIIAIVENDEVVGYNIAAGGGMGSTHGNAATYPRLATLLGFVDTEEKLMKAVYEIITVQRDFGNRSDRKLARLKYTIDRLGVDNYRKEVEKRCGFTLEPARNFEFTQRKDRYGWVQNHEGKWFYTLFIEHGRVVDEHGYFLKTGLLKIAETGKANFRFTCNQNLILSDISEEDKPEIEKLLKEYKISEYTEDASALRKNSVACVAFNTCGLALAESQRYLPTLVTKLEPILEKYGLLQEDITIRMTGCPNGCGRSPNAEIGLVGTAYGKYNLHIGGDRLGMRLNTKYKENIEEKEILNTLDELFSIYSEERGSNETFGDFSFRKWIEN, from the coding sequence ATGAGTACCGAGAAGCTTTCGGAAACCGAATATATTAAAACCAATAGCAATGGTCTTCGAGGAACTTTCCTGGAGAGTTTAAAAGACAATTTCACAGGAGCGATTCGTGAAGACGATCAAAGTTTGATAAAATTTCACGGACTATACCAGCAAGATGACCGTGATAAAAGAGAAGCAAGGATACAATCTAAGCTAGAGCGATTGTATTCCTTTATGATCCGATTGAGACTTCCTGGAGGTTTCCTTACCCCAGAACAATGGATATCCTTGCACCATACAGCCGGGAAATATACCACAGGAACCATTAAAATTACTACCCGACAAACCATTCAACTGCATGGGATTTTAAAAAGAAATATCCGACCTACCATTCAAGATTTTCATCTTTCGGGCTTAGATTCTATTGCGGCGTGTGGAGATGTTAACCGTAATGTTACTTGTACCTCCAACCCTAAAGAATCTCCTGTGCACCAGCAGGTGTACGAATTGGCAGGGAAAATATCAGCAATGTGTTTGCCTAAAACCAAAGCATATTATGAAATTTGGATTGACAAAGACCAAATATTAAGTGAGAAAACTCAAGAAGACCCACTATATCAAGATCGATATCTTCCTAGAAAAATGAAGGTGGGGATTGCCCTTCCTCCTAATAATGATGTAGATGTTTTTATCAATGATATTGCCATTATTGCCATTGTTGAAAATGATGAGGTAGTAGGGTATAATATCGCAGCAGGTGGAGGTATGGGAAGTACTCATGGAAATGCAGCAACTTATCCACGTCTGGCAACGCTTCTAGGCTTTGTAGATACTGAGGAGAAATTGATGAAAGCCGTGTATGAAATCATTACTGTGCAACGTGATTTTGGGAATAGAAGCGATAGAAAATTAGCCCGCCTAAAATATACAATTGATAGATTGGGAGTGGACAATTACCGTAAGGAAGTAGAAAAAAGATGTGGCTTTACCCTAGAGCCTGCTCGTAATTTTGAATTTACCCAAAGGAAAGATCGCTATGGTTGGGTACAAAACCATGAAGGGAAATGGTTCTACACTTTGTTTATCGAACACGGAAGAGTGGTAGATGAACATGGATATTTCTTGAAGACAGGATTGCTAAAAATAGCAGAAACAGGAAAAGCTAATTTTAGATTTACTTGTAACCAAAACCTTATTCTCTCCGATATTTCTGAAGAAGACAAACCTGAAATTGAGAAATTGTTGAAGGAATATAAAATTTCGGAATATACCGAGGATGCGAGTGCACTGCGTAAAAATTCAGTTGCCTGCGTAGCTTTTAACACTTGTGGTTTGGCTTTGGCAGAATCCCAACGCTATCTTCCTACTTTGGTAACCAAGTTGGAGCCTATTTTGGAGAAATACGGGCTTTTGCAAGAAGATATCACCATAAGGATGACAGGTTGCCCCAATGGTTGCGGACGATCTCCTAACGCTGAGATAGGTTTGGTAGGAACAGCCTATGGAAAATATAATTTGCATATTGGTGGCGACCGATTAGGCATGAGATTAAACACAAAATACAAAGAAAATATTGAAGAAAAAGAAATATTAAATACCTTAGATGAATTATTTTCCATTTATAGTGAAGAAAGAGGTTCTAATGAAACTTTTGGAGATTTTTCATTTAGAAAATGGATAGAAAATTAA
- a CDS encoding TSUP family transporter: MLSEVHENTLYPIFLKLNTLRLLVVGGGKVALEKLHSVLSNSPKVEIVLVAKEVSKEIKDIALQYSNILIKEKEFEEEDLQNINTAIVAVNDIALATQIRSLAQQYNILVNVADKPELCDFYLGSIVQKGNLKIAISTNGKSPTISKRLKETLNEVIPNSIDVTLHNMHEVRKHLKGNFEHKVKVLNQLTTDFLISEKELEDKDGQVKNLNKILKNVQLRANIYLGIIGVLVLVGLFSLLVVEFQLWPQITDFLNRDNHIFYWMLGVGFFAEIVAGSMGMGYGVICTSILLVLNIPPAMVSASIHSAESFTTAAGGYSHYKLKNVNKKLVWRLLPAAIIGALVGALLLSYLGEHYAGIVKPIISLYTLYLGWNILKKVFKPSAKKGHHNKEIRYTPLSFIGGFIDSFGGGGWGPLVTGTLIKSGKSPRLSVGSSTVVKFCLTVTSAITFIFTLGTHHWNIILGLLLGGVFTAPFSAMITSKLPSQKMLAIVGVFVVFLSLFSFVRAVFY, translated from the coding sequence ATGCTTTCAGAAGTACATGAAAATACATTATATCCCATTTTTTTAAAGCTAAACACCCTTCGCTTGCTAGTAGTAGGCGGAGGGAAAGTGGCTTTAGAGAAGTTGCATTCTGTTTTGTCTAACTCTCCTAAGGTGGAGATAGTATTGGTAGCTAAGGAGGTTTCTAAAGAAATAAAAGATATTGCTCTACAATATTCTAATATCTTAATTAAAGAAAAAGAGTTTGAAGAGGAAGATTTACAAAATATCAATACTGCAATTGTTGCGGTAAATGATATCGCTTTAGCAACACAAATCAGAAGTCTCGCTCAGCAATATAATATTTTAGTAAACGTTGCCGATAAGCCAGAGTTATGTGATTTTTATCTCGGTTCTATCGTCCAGAAGGGAAATCTAAAGATTGCAATTTCTACCAATGGCAAATCTCCAACAATTAGTAAGAGGTTAAAGGAAACTTTGAATGAAGTTATTCCCAATTCAATAGATGTTACCTTACACAATATGCATGAGGTGAGAAAACATCTAAAAGGAAATTTCGAGCACAAGGTAAAAGTACTCAATCAACTAACTACCGATTTTTTAATCTCTGAAAAAGAGTTGGAAGATAAAGATGGGCAAGTTAAAAACTTGAATAAAATATTGAAGAATGTACAACTCCGAGCAAATATTTACCTTGGGATTATTGGTGTTTTGGTGCTAGTAGGGTTGTTTTCTCTTTTGGTAGTCGAATTTCAATTATGGCCACAAATTACAGATTTCCTTAATAGAGATAATCATATTTTCTATTGGATGCTAGGAGTAGGTTTCTTTGCGGAAATAGTGGCAGGTTCTATGGGAATGGGGTACGGAGTAATATGTACATCTATACTGTTGGTTCTAAATATTCCTCCAGCTATGGTAAGCGCAAGTATCCACTCAGCAGAATCTTTTACCACTGCAGCTGGTGGCTACAGCCATTATAAACTGAAGAATGTTAATAAAAAATTAGTTTGGAGGCTTTTGCCTGCAGCCATTATCGGAGCATTGGTAGGAGCATTACTTTTAAGTTATCTAGGAGAGCATTATGCTGGGATTGTAAAGCCTATCATTTCCTTATATACCCTTTATTTAGGTTGGAATATATTGAAAAAAGTATTTAAACCTTCCGCTAAAAAAGGACATCATAATAAGGAGATTAGATACACTCCTCTTAGTTTTATAGGAGGGTTTATCGATTCTTTTGGTGGCGGAGGTTGGGGGCCATTGGTTACAGGCACACTTATCAAAAGTGGCAAATCCCCAAGACTTTCAGTAGGAAGCTCTACCGTAGTAAAGTTCTGCCTAACTGTTACCAGTGCCATCACTTTTATTTTTACGTTAGGCACTCACCATTGGAATATTATTTTAGGATTATTGCTCGGCGGAGTATTTACAGCTCCTTTTTCTGCAATGATTACCTCTAAACTTCCGAGTCAAAAAATGTTAGCTATAGTGGGAGTATTTGTTGTCTTTTTGAGCTTGTTTTCATTTGTGAGAGCTGTGTTCTATTAA
- a CDS encoding nitroreductase codes for MKENALILEQILKARKSTFAKDYTGEDIPEAILEKIVESAEYTPNHKRTTPWRLRVFKGEEKKQLGNVLAEIYKKITLAESFLEKKYLDIPTKFTQSGAVISIVANISGKVAEWEEIAATSMAVQNMYLTATVHNIGCYWGTPGMIHHLQDYLNLEENQKCLGFFFLGITE; via the coding sequence ATGAAGGAGAACGCACTAATCTTAGAACAAATTTTAAAAGCAAGAAAAAGCACTTTTGCAAAAGACTATACGGGAGAAGATATCCCAGAGGCTATTTTGGAGAAAATTGTAGAATCTGCAGAATATACACCTAACCATAAAAGAACTACACCTTGGAGATTGAGAGTCTTTAAGGGTGAAGAAAAAAAACAACTAGGTAATGTATTGGCAGAGATATACAAGAAGATAACTCTAGCAGAATCTTTCCTAGAAAAAAAATATTTAGACATTCCTACCAAGTTTACCCAATCGGGAGCTGTAATTAGCATTGTAGCCAACATTAGTGGGAAGGTAGCCGAATGGGAGGAAATTGCAGCTACCTCTATGGCAGTACAAAATATGTATCTTACAGCGACTGTCCATAATATAGGTTGTTACTGGGGAACTCCAGGGATGATTCATCATCTTCAAGACTATCTCAATTTAGAAGAAAATCAAAAATGTCTTGGTTTTTTCTTTTTAGGAATAACTGAGTAA